The genome window GGTGCCGGTTCGGGGCAAAGCCAACTCACCAGCACACTGTCCGGAGAAAGAGGTTTTACAGTCAGCTCCAGGGCCTCTCCAGAGACCTGCCCCCCTTCACCGGGAGGCAGAGGTATAACAAAGCCCGGCCGCTTGGCGATAAGGGTGAAGAGGGATCCTTGAGTGGGGACCATCAGAGGAGATGTGGTGCTGCTGCCATGGGGAACCGAAGCCACAGCTTGGCCCCCTCCAATGTCATCTTCACCTCCTCCATCTTTTTCTGCTGGGTTCATCCCCATTCCATTACCGGGACCACCAGGAGGGCCTTCACACTGCTCCATCAGGGAGGCTAGTTCTCTGAGGGCTTGGCCCCTCACAGGCTCTGGGCCCTGACAGGTCAGACCCCTGACTGTCACCCCAGCCCCCCGGCTGTGCAGCCATGCGTGGAGCCAGCGAAGGTTGCAGCCGCAGTACCACGGGTTTCCACGCAGCAGTAGCAGCTCCAGGCTTTCTGTGTCCTTCAGAAGCCCTCGTGGAAGAGTGGTCAGATTGTTTCCCGACAGGTCCAACCTCTGAAGCCGCCGCATGCCGTCCAGGGCCCCCCGTGGTATGTGAGTCATCCCATTGTCTTGCAAATGGAGGCGCACAAGGTGAGACGAAGGAAGGTAGACTGGCGGCGACTGCAAAGCATTCCTGACCAGTGACAGCTCAGTCAGGTTGGAGAGACGGGAAAAGGTGTCATCTGCAATTCGTGTGTTGGCCAACAGGTTCCCATCCAGAACCAAGCGTCGAAGGGAGGAGAGCCCACGGAAGGCATGTGTTGGGATGGTGCTTATTCTGTTGTCGTCAAGTCGCAACTCTTCCAAGGATGCTGGCATGCCTGCAGGGATGCTTGACAGGTGGTTTCGAGAAAGGAACAGCAGTCGAAGCCGTGGAGTCCCAGAAAAAGCTCGCTCCTGGATGCTAACTGTGGATATAGAGTTATCATCCAGGTGCAAACGTTCTAGTAATGGTAACTTTGTCAGAGCTGATCTCGGTAACGTTCGTATATTATTATCCTGCAGATGGAGCTCCCGTAACGAAGGCGGGAGGTGTATAGGGAATTCATCCAGATGGTTAGCATACAGGTAAATTACTCGTATGGAAGTGCTGCGTTCCAGTGAGGGAGGAAGGCCGGAGTTTTTCACCCGGTTGCTCTGTAAGTAGAGGATGGCAGCCATTAATGGTAGGGGAGGAATTATACTCAGGCCACGGTCGTTGCAGTAGACAAAACCCTCATCACAGCGGCACACAGAGGGACACACAATGCCCTCATCTCCTTCgcccgtttccatggcaattgCCGCTGCCGCCAGTTCCAACACCTCAGCCAATAAGGTGAGGCATAGGAGGAGCAGAAAGAGCCAGTCGCGGAGCTCAGCAAGACTCTCAGCCGCCATGTTGTGCTCAGCTCCTGATTGAAAAGAGAGAAAATGGGAAACTTGATTTAAGTACCACTGCTGTAACTGAGTCTCAAATCAAATACACTTTTTGCAGTTAACTAAAGTAAAAAGAGGTTTATGAAAAAGTCAAACCACAAAGTGCTGTACTTTCTACCTACTGTATAAAGTAATGTTCTTTTATCTAAAGGCGGAGAAGATTTGGGGATAGAAAAGACGGAGATAGTTTGTAGGTTTGTAGGGTTGTTCAGTATTATATGGGTCAGAGCGACCAAGCAGAAGACAAACGGACATTTAGAGGCGGAGAGTGCGATGAAGGGTTGAGTGAGCGGGCAAAGAAGATTACAAGAATCAGAGAAAGCAATAGAATGATGACAAAGATGGAGAAAATTGGACAGTGACAGTTTGATGGCGAAAATAAAGAGTGGAAGAAATTTTTCTGGCCGATTAACTGAAATGGAGTGAGTGACATGAAACTAAAATGGAGAAGAGAGTCGAGGAAAAGGAAATCAGATTAATTGCCCACAGTGCTGTTGATTTCTTTTGAAGACACCAGAAGTAGTAAACTTGCTGTAACTGCACTATATCTGACCCTCCAATGAAATTACAGAGAGAATAATTTTAACAGAATGaacagaaaaatataatttcacAGGTTCTGACCGGTATGTCACACAAGGCGTATGTCTGAGGCCATGAGCaaagcacacacagagaaatacaCACGCAAACAACATACTGAACACAAAGCATTCACATACAGAACAGTTTCTCAGTACACGATGACATGTATAATGCATGCTTTCTCTTGGTTGTTATTGTTCGTGAAATGTATATAAATGATTCAGGAAAGTGGTCTAGAAATCCAAAGAAATGTTTTAGCGAGATATTTTACAGAGACGCATTTTTCTGCTACATTAATACGTTCCTCAGTCCATGTTTTATGAAATGTCTCCTAGCGATTCCCTGACACCAACATCAATAACATACATTTACAATGCAGATAAAATGATCGCCGTGCACTCTGCATCCACAGCGTGTTtatagtatataaataatatacagtAGTGAAAGTTGTAGAAATTACATGTACTCGTGTTTGAATGCTATCTTTTGGGTAGCCTGGGGCAAACAAATCTACTCTGACGTGAAATGCCTGACATGATTTGACAGCACATTTGATAAACAAATCCTCTAAAGGCAAGTTTTGTTCCCCTCCCCACCCTTCTGTGCATCATgcttgtgtatgtgcgtgtgttcgAATGTGAATTCAGTGCTTGATGCAAAATTGCCCCTTGGCTGCAGTCAAAATCCATGCAAAGCAAACAAGAGATGGCAACAATAGAATAGACGgaaggaagggagggagggagggagggagggaggagacaGATGGAGAGTTGGACAGTCAGTGGAGGAGAGGGGAAATGAGTTTCTGGCAGTGAAGACTCAAGACAGTATCAGCTGAGTTCGGTGCAAAAGAATGATTGCGTGCTCTTTTTCTGGGAGAAATTGGTGCATAAAATAGCTGCATTTGTGTACCTATCTATGCTTGTTAGTGCCTCTAAGTGTGTGAGTGTTGAAGATCAACAACAACCAGCTCCTGTCTCACCTCGACACAAGCAGAATGTGATTTCATGT of Pseudochaenichthys georgianus chromosome 10, fPseGeo1.2, whole genome shotgun sequence contains these proteins:
- the flrt1b gene encoding leucine-rich repeat transmembrane protein FLRT1 isoform X1, which produces MYFRQNTQTGAEHNMAAESLAELRDWLFLLLLCLTLLAEVLELAAAAIAMETGEGDEGIVCPSVCRCDEGFVYCNDRGLSIIPPLPLMAAILYLQSNRVKNSGLPPSLERSTSIRVIYLYANHLDEFPIHLPPSLRELHLQDNNIRTLPRSALTKLPLLERLHLDDNSISTVSIQERAFSGTPRLRLLFLSRNHLSSIPAGMPASLEELRLDDNRISTIPTHAFRGLSSLRRLVLDGNLLANTRIADDTFSRLSNLTELSLVRNALQSPPVYLPSSHLVRLHLQDNGMTHIPRGALDGMRRLQRLDLSGNNLTTLPRGLLKDTESLELLLLRGNPWYCGCNLRWLHAWLHSRGAGVTVRGLTCQGPEPVRGQALRELASLMEQCEGPPGGPGNGMGMNPAEKDGGGEDDIGGGQAVASVPHGSSTTSPLMVPTQGSLFTLIAKRPGFVIPLPPGEGGQVSGEALELTVKPLSPDSVLVSWLCPEPAPSFRLSWLRLGSTASLGSITETLVPGERRQYFLTQLTPRSHYLICLLPLRQESSFGGSSMGSSRIGSMDTDSKDSIPTCAQIETGEAQVSAGGDGSDKDGKDSELTALPLAGIIGGATALVSLLLIFGIFCWYGQRSGYVSGDSGTYGRGRGGKHYDDYVESGTKKDTSILEIRAPPAGFQMTAIAHQPLQPKLEDVTYIHTIFPSSSSSSSQANGTYRSSHGAGSLNGTILSQTSHHRVTYGTNRGYREGGIPDIDYAYT
- the flrt1b gene encoding leucine-rich repeat transmembrane protein FLRT1 isoform X2 is translated as MAAESLAELRDWLFLLLLCLTLLAEVLELAAAAIAMETGEGDEGIVCPSVCRCDEGFVYCNDRGLSIIPPLPLMAAILYLQSNRVKNSGLPPSLERSTSIRVIYLYANHLDEFPIHLPPSLRELHLQDNNIRTLPRSALTKLPLLERLHLDDNSISTVSIQERAFSGTPRLRLLFLSRNHLSSIPAGMPASLEELRLDDNRISTIPTHAFRGLSSLRRLVLDGNLLANTRIADDTFSRLSNLTELSLVRNALQSPPVYLPSSHLVRLHLQDNGMTHIPRGALDGMRRLQRLDLSGNNLTTLPRGLLKDTESLELLLLRGNPWYCGCNLRWLHAWLHSRGAGVTVRGLTCQGPEPVRGQALRELASLMEQCEGPPGGPGNGMGMNPAEKDGGGEDDIGGGQAVASVPHGSSTTSPLMVPTQGSLFTLIAKRPGFVIPLPPGEGGQVSGEALELTVKPLSPDSVLVSWLCPEPAPSFRLSWLRLGSTASLGSITETLVPGERRQYFLTQLTPRSHYLICLLPLRQESSFGGSSMGSSRIGSMDTDSKDSIPTCAQIETGEAQVSAGGDGSDKDGKDSELTALPLAGIIGGATALVSLLLIFGIFCWYGQRSGYVSGDSGTYGRGRGGKHYDDYVESGTKKDTSILEIRAPPAGFQMTAIAHQPLQPKLEDVTYIHTIFPSSSSSSSQANGTYRSSHGAGSLNGTILSQTSHHRVTYGTNRGYREGGIPDIDYAYT